In Miscanthus floridulus cultivar M001 chromosome 5, ASM1932011v1, whole genome shotgun sequence, one genomic interval encodes:
- the LOC136455037 gene encoding glutathione S-transferase T3-like: MANLLPYFKVFNNKGVGFKHLHQAFKDFICMKVNDRKFEYYWKAVAAEFNDNAPNNSHKRSIKQLKTHWSDVKRDITKFSGAYAKAMNARSSGQSDDMVKKAAHEFFKNGNKGRSFIYEYLWDVVKKMPKWRRIIQEESIPKRIKLSNSGAYTSSSNQDTEGETMSREVHPEGQKKAKARLKGIGKAVAPSPLSSQPSQHMVMYHEAMSMKAKSARAKKYNTYLKLLEIDTSNFSEKEKNRHESILDQITKDLAEE; this comes from the exons ATGGCCAATCTGCTCCCATATTTCAAGGTGTTCAACAACAAGGGAGTTGGCTTCAAGCACCTCCACCAGGCTTTCAAGGATTTCATCTGCATGAAAGT CAATGACAGGAAATTTGAGTACTATTGGAAAGCTGTAGCCGCTGAGTTCAACGACAACGCACCAAATAATAGCCACAAGAGGTCAATCAAACAATTGAAGACACATTGGAGTGATGTCAAGAGGGATATCACAAAGTTCAGTGGAGCCTATGCTAAAGCTATGAATGCACGCAGCAGTGGGCAATCTGATGACATGGTGAAGAAAGCAGCCCATGAGTTTTTCAAGAATGGCAACAAGGGTAGGTCTTTTATATATGAGTACCTATGGGATGTGGTCAAGAAGATGCCCAAATGGCGTAGAATCATCCAAGAGGAGAGCATACCAAAAAGGATCAAGCTATCTAACTCAGGAGCATACACTTCTTCGTCCAACCAAGACACAGAGGGAGAAACCATGAGTAGAGAGGTACATCCCGAGGGGCAGAAGAAAGCGAAGGCAAGGCTGAAAGGGATAGGAAAAGCTGTTGCGCCATCTCCTTTGAGCAGCCAACCAAGTCAACATATGGTTATGTATCATGAAGCAATGTCAATGAaagcaaaatcagcaagggctaaAAAGTATAACACCTATTTGAAACTGCTGGAAATAGATACCTCAAACTTCagtgaaaaagagaaaaacaGGCATGAGAGCATACTGGATCAGATTACAAAAGACTTGGCTGAGGAGTAG
- the LOC136452819 gene encoding WD-40 repeat-containing protein MSI4-like produces MKERSGSRAAVDERYAQWKSVIPVLYDWFANHNLVWPSLSCRWGPQFEKATYKNRQRLYLSEQTDGSVPNTLVIANCEVVKPRVAAAEHISQFNEEARSPFVKKYKTIVHPGEVNRIRELPQNSKIIATHTDSPDVLIWDVEAQPNRHAVLGASESRPDLILTGHKENAEFALAMCPAEPYVLSGGKDKSVVLWSIQDHISALGDSSSSPGGSGSKQSGKTATEKESPKVDPRGIFHGHDSTVEDVQFCPSSAQEFCSVGDDACLILWDARTGTGPAVKVEKAHSGDVHCVDWNPLDVNYILTGSADNSVRMWDRRNLGSGGAGAPIHKFEGHKAAVLCVQWSPDRASVFGSSAEDGFLNVWDHEKVGKKKNSNVPSGLFFQHAGHRDKIVDFHWNSSDPWTIVSVSDDGESTGGGGTLQIWRMSDLIYRPEDEVLTELENFKAHLASCAPRN; encoded by the exons ATGAAGGAGAGAAGCGGCTCCAGggcggcggtggacgagcgctaCGCGCAGTGGAAGTCGGTCATCCCCGTTCTCTACGACTGGTTTGCCAACCACAACCTCGTCTGGCCATCCCTCTCCTGCCG GTGGGGGCCACAGTTTGAGAAAGCTACCTACAAGAATCGTCAACGCCTTTACTTATCTGAGCAG ACGGATGGGAGTGTGCCTAATACTCTGGTTATCGCAAACTGTGAAGTTGTGAAACCAAGGGTTGCAGCAGCTGAACATATCTCGCAG TTTAACGAGGAAGCACGATCACCTTTTGTTAAGAAGTACAAGACCATAGTTCATCCTGGTGAA GTTAACAGAATCAGGGAGCTTCCACAGAACAGTAAGATCATAGCCACTCACACTGACAGTCCAGAT GTACTTATTTGGGATGTTGAAGCACAGCCAAATAGACATGCCGTCCTGGGAGCTTCCGAATCTCGCCCTGATCTG ATATTAACGGGACATAAGGAAAATGCGGAATTTGCGCTTGCCATGTGTCCAGCCGAACCATATGTCCTATCAGGAG GAAAGGACAAATCTGTTGTCTTGTGGAGCATCCAAGACCACATATCTGCCCTTGGGGATTCCTCGTCTTCTCCTGGAGGATCTGGCAGCAAGCAGTCTGGTAAAACTGCAACTGAAAAAGAGAGTCCTAAAGTTGATCCTAGAGGTATATTCCACGGACATGACAGCACTGTTGAAGATGTTCAGTTCTGCCCTTCCAG TGCGCAGGAGTTTTGTAGTGTGGGTGATGATGCTTGTCTTATTCTGTGGGATGCTCGAACTGGCACTGGCCCAGCTGTTAAG GTTGAGAAAGCTCACAGTGGAGATGTTCACTGTGTTGATTGGAATCCCCTTGACGTTAACTATATCTTAACTGG TTCTGCCGATAACTCTGTCCGAATGTGGGATCGTCGCAATCTGGGTTCGGGAGGAGCTGGTGCTCCAATTCACAAATTTGAGGGCCATAAAGCTGCTGTTCTTTGTGTTCAG TGGTCACCTGACAGAGCATCTGTTTTTGGAAGTTCTGCGGAAGATGGTTTCTTAAACGTGTGGGACCATGAGAAG GTTGGGAAGAAGAAAAATTCTAATGTCCCATCTGGGCTTTTCTTTCAGCATGCTGGTCATAG GGATAAGATCGTAGACTTCCACTGGAATTCGTCAGATCCTTGGACAATTGTCAGTGTCTCTGATGATGGTGAGAGCACTGGTGGAGGTGGAACACTGCAG ATATGGCGCATGAGTGATTTGATCTACCGCCCTGAGGATGAAGTTCTTACAGAACTGGAGAATTTCAAGGCTCACTTGGCCAGCTGTGCTCCGAGAAATTGA